A single window of Nicotiana sylvestris chromosome 3, ASM39365v2, whole genome shotgun sequence DNA harbors:
- the LOC138887814 gene encoding uncharacterized protein, with the protein MELQQLWPGLEINHLSKIGSDHSPMQLTCNPSTGPVKKAFRLLNLWIKHDSFLEVVKENWQADFHASPYILFNHKMKKLKKALTVWSKDTFGDIFQRLASLEEVVKVHETQFELNPTVQNRERLQRVQAELIRVWALEEHFWKQNAGMVWFKDRDRNTKLFHAHVNGKRRKLQLKRIQDRNGNWLEEQADIAEEAVHFFQQQFHESSVPTDFTILVHMSVMINEE; encoded by the coding sequence atggagcttcaacagctttgGCCAGGTTTGGAAATCAATCATCTATCCAAGATTGGTTCAGACCATAGCCCGATGCAACTTACTTGTAATCCTAGTACCGGTCCAGTCAAAAAAGCTTTTAGATTACTGAATTTATGGATTAAACATGATTCATTCTTGGAGGTCGTTAAGGAAAACTGGCAGGCAGACTTTCACGCGAGCCCATATATCTTATTCAACCACaagatgaagaaattgaagaaggcTTTAACGGTATGGAGCAAAGATACGTTTGGTGATATTTTTCAAAGGTTGGCTAGTTTGGAGGAAGTGGTCAAGGTACATGAGACTCAATTTGAATTAAATCCAACAGTTCAAAATCGCGAAAGACTCCAAAGGGTGCAAGCTGAATTGATTCGAGTATGGGCATTAGAAGAGCATTTCTGGAAACAAAATGCTGGTATGGTTTGGTTTAAAGATAGAGATAGAAATACTAAGCTTTTTCATGCTCATGTAAATGGCAAAAGAAGGAAACTACAGCTGAAAAGAATTCAAGATAGAAATGGTAATTGGCTAGAGGAACAAGCAGATATAGCAGAAGAAGCTGTCCATTTTTTCCAGCAGCAATTTCATGAATCTAGTGTTCCAACAGATTTTACAATACTGGTTCACATGTCTGTGATGATAAATGAGGAATAG
- the LOC104240565 gene encoding uncharacterized protein — protein sequence MNALIWNIRPVNTMQAFERVITMDRQYQFDFIALMEPMQQTRTVDQYRRRLGFEQVVVNISNKIWIFIDQKYDFYILFNMKQQITLRMTDTDDHKEFIITMVYAKCHAIERIELWDTLYSLATDMSLPWLVGGDFNVIWDEEEKFGGLPVHINEIDDFRHCINTCNLFDLGFKGSIFTWWNGMAEEDYIFK from the coding sequence ATGAATGCTCTCATTTGGAATATTAGGCCAGTTAATACAATGCAAGCTTTTGAAAGAGTAATCACAATGGATAGACAGTACCAATTTGATTTCATTGCCTTGATGGAGCCTATGCAGCAGACTAGAACTGTGGACCAGTATAGGAGAAGGCTTGGGTTTGAGCAAGTAGTGGTTAATATATCTAACAAAATATGGATTTTCATAGATCAAAAATATGATTTTTATATCCTATTCAACATGAAGCAGCAGATTACCTTGAGAATGACTGATACTGATGATCATAAGGAGTTTATTATTACCATGGTATATGCTAAATGTCATGCAATTGAGAGAATTGAGCTGTGGGACACATTATACTCATTGGCTACTGATATGTCTCTGCCATGGCTCGTGGGTGGAGACTTTAATGTGATATGGGATGAAGAAGAGAAATTTGGTGGCCTTCCAGTACATATTAATGAGATAGACGATTTTAGGCACTGTATTAATACGTGCAATCTTTTTGATCTTGGGTTCAAAGGAAGCATTTTCACTTGGTGGAATGGGATGGCTGAGGAGGATTATATTTTCAAATGA